A region from the Aegilops tauschii subsp. strangulata cultivar AL8/78 chromosome 5, Aet v6.0, whole genome shotgun sequence genome encodes:
- the LOC109780765 gene encoding uncharacterized protein isoform X2 yields MAEDRSWMYTGRQSRKKFTPEWLENTTEFVERAFRILPPGRQAVLCPCARCQFRLYRPKDEIQLHLFKNGFAPGYTVWVYHGESHNPQPAKPKPSDDHPEDNGGLNGKKDGAGGDEPASKPQGTKKWACARGKPPKKDQLWARAVAQGEGGPATTAEDRSWMYTGRQSRQSITPEWAEKTTEFVERAFRGVPPEFGMLCPCARCRNRNRLPRTKFDMTMDLGRNGFMPGYTVWVHHGEGPNPQPAKPSDDRGRKDGRAGGGEQVSKPQETKEWEISHLEAYARGRLPKGTSQMEWSYQKYLWEQKKAKLQQQQQQSEPKAKRLHYSTCCCERKILRAGCHSTSLVVCEYNLPLSSRVQISLAISPVPLRSML; encoded by the exons ATGGCGGAAGACCGCAGCTGGATGTACACGGGCCGCCAGAGCAGGAAGAAGTTCACCCCCGAGTGGTTGGAGAATACGACCGAGTTCGTGGAGCGCGCCTTCCGCATCCTCCCGCCGGGGCGCCAGGCCGTGCTGTGCCCCTGCGCTCGCTGCCAGTTCAGGCTGTACAGACCGAAGGACGAGATTCAGCTGCATCTGTTCAAGAACGGGTTCGCGCCAGGGTACACGGTGTGGGTGTACCACGgcgagagccacaacccccagcCTGCTAAGCCTAAGCCGTCCGACGACCACCCCGAAGACAATGGCGGTCTCAACGGGAAGAAGGATGGCGCCGGTGGCGACGAGCCAGCGTCCAAGCCGCAG GGGACCAAGAAGTGGGCGTGTGCAAGAGGCAAGCCACCAAAGAAGGATCAACTGTGGGCGCGGGCTGTGGCGCAGGGAGAGGGAGGCCCGGCGACGACGGCGGAAGACCGCAGCTGGATGTACACGGGCCGGCAGAGCAGGCAGTCCATCACCCCGGAGTGGGCGGAGAAGACGACCGAGTTCGTGGAGCGCGCCTTCCGCGGCGTGCCGCCGGAGTTCGGAATGCTGTGCCCCTGCGCGCGCTGCCGCAACCGCAACAGGCTGCCGAGGACCAAGTTCGACATGACGATGGATCTGGGCAGGAACGGCTTCATGCCAGGGTACACGGTGTGGGTGCACCACGGCGAGGGGCCCAACCCCCAGCCTGCCAAGCCGTCCGACGACCGCGGGAGGAAGGATGGTCGCGCCGGCGGTGGCGAGCAAGTGTCGAAGCCGCAG GAGACTAAGGAGTGGGAGATTTCCCATCTTGAGGCGTATGCAAGAGGCCGTCTACCAAAGGGGACTAGTCAAATGGAGTGGAGCTACCAGAAATACCTGTGGGAGCAAAAGAAAGCCAAGctgcaacagcaacagcaacagagTGAACCAAAGGCAAAGAGGCTG CATTACTCGACTTGTTGTTGTGAGCGTAAAATACTGCGGGCTGGTTGTCACAGTACATCTTTAGTGGTTTGTGAATACAATTTACCACTTTCAAGTCGGGTACAAATTTCTTTAGCCATATCGCCTGTCCCGCTTCGAAGCATGCTATGA